Proteins encoded within one genomic window of Actinoplanes octamycinicus:
- the sigM gene encoding RNA polymerase sigma factor SigM yields the protein MAYIAGVTSRDVPPGGAGTGDPVPSDAELVRAHVAGDPQAFGELVRRHRDRLWAVALRTIGDREEAADAVQDALLSAHRAAAGFRGDSAVTTWLHRIVVNACLDRIRRRQAHPTVPLPDGSRPGDEHPSRPEPAAPAPDQDTVLLVRQALAALPVDQRAAIVLVDVQGYGVAEAAAMLGVAEGTVKSRCARGRARMALSLRDLRGGPSSEPGHHGNRSGTTDVPSRSGAVLPLPTGREGRDQR from the coding sequence ATGGCATACATTGCTGGCGTGACTTCCCGGGACGTTCCGCCGGGCGGCGCCGGCACGGGCGACCCCGTGCCGAGTGACGCCGAGCTGGTGCGCGCCCACGTGGCGGGTGATCCGCAGGCCTTCGGCGAGCTGGTCCGGCGGCACCGGGACCGGCTCTGGGCGGTCGCCCTGCGCACCATCGGGGACCGTGAGGAGGCCGCCGACGCGGTGCAGGACGCGCTGCTGTCGGCGCACCGCGCGGCGGCCGGGTTCCGCGGCGACTCGGCGGTCACCACCTGGCTGCACCGCATCGTGGTGAACGCCTGCCTGGACCGGATCCGGCGCCGTCAGGCGCACCCGACCGTGCCGCTGCCGGACGGCTCCCGCCCCGGCGACGAGCACCCGTCCCGCCCGGAGCCCGCCGCGCCCGCCCCCGACCAGGACACTGTGCTGCTGGTGCGGCAGGCGCTGGCCGCCCTGCCGGTCGACCAGCGGGCCGCGATCGTGCTGGTCGACGTGCAGGGTTACGGCGTGGCCGAGGCCGCCGCGATGCTCGGGGTGGCCGAGGGCACGGTGAAGAGCCGGTGCGCCCGCGGCCGGGCCCGGATGGCCCTGTCGTTGCGCGACCTTCGCGGTGGACCGTCGAGTGAGCCGGGGCACCATGGGAACCGGAGCGGCACCACCGACGTCCCATCCAGGTCGGGTGCGGTGCTTCCGCTGCCGACCGGGCGTGAGGGGAGGGACCAGCGGTGA